A window from Mixophyes fleayi isolate aMixFle1 chromosome 12, aMixFle1.hap1, whole genome shotgun sequence encodes these proteins:
- the LOC142108931 gene encoding vomeronasal type-2 receptor 26-like, producing the protein MRDEGMVRYKEGLQELSIDRVSQSLCVPACGPGYRKAVIKGSPKCCYDCVRCSEGHVSNASDMENCLQCPEDQWPDEKRDKCIMRSVDFLSYEEPLGLALALLAIVLFITTAFILGIFIKHKDSPIVRANNQELSYTVLVALMLSPLCILLFIGHPMKVTCLLRQVAFGIIFTISISSVLGKTITVVIAFNAIKPGSRLKNWIGSKVPRYIVLLCSLGEAVICFLWIFYSPPFPDFDTKSQPSIMILKCNEGFEPAFYMAIGYNALLASVCFLVAYFARKLPDMFNEAQHITFSMLVFCSVWISFIPSYLSTKGKYMVAVEIFAILASSSALLGCIFLPKCYIILFRPDLNKKQNVFLH; encoded by the exons ATGAGGGATGAGGGCATGGTTCGGTATAAGGAAGGTTTACAGGAGCTTAGCATCGATAGG GTCTCCCAATCGCTGTGTGTCCCTGCCTGTGGACCTGGGTACAGAAAAGCTGTTATAAAGGGAAGCCCCAAATGCTGCTATGACTGTGTACGATGTTCAGAAGGACATGTTTCCAATGCATCAG ACATGGAGAATTGTCTTCAGTGTCCAGAAGACCAGTGGCCGGATGAGAAGAGAGATAAGTGCATCATGAGATCAGTAGACTTTTTGTCCTATGAAGAACCGCTTGGTTTGGCTTTAGCCTTACTAGCCATTGTTCTATTTATCACTACAGCATTTATACTTgggatatttattaaacacaaggACAGCCCTATAGTGAGAGCTAACAACCAAGAGCTTAGTTATACTGTACTTGTTGCTCTCATGTTGTCACCcctctgtatattattatttattggccATCCTATGAAGGTAACATGCTTGCTAAGACAGGTTGCCTTTGGTATCATTTTTACTATTAGTATCTCTTCTGTACTTGGAAAAACAATCACTGTTGTCATTGCATTCAATGCTATAAAACCTGGCAGCAGACTAAAGAACTGGATTGGATCCAAGGTTCCAAGGTACATTGTTCTTTTATGTTCCTTGGGAGAAGCGGTAATATGTTTTCTATGGATATTTTATTCTCCGCCATTCCCAGACTTTGACACCAAATCTCAACCATCTATTATGATATTAAAGTGCAATGAAGGATTTGAACCTGCTTTTTATATGGCGATTGGATATAATGCATTATTGGCATCGGTTTGCTTTCTTGTAGCCTATTTTGCCCGCAAGTTGCCAGACATGTTTAATGAAGCTCAGCACATCACTTTCAGTATGCTAGTGTTCTGTAGTGTCTGGATCTCTTTCATTCCAAGCTATCTGAGCACCAAAGGAAAATATATGGTAGCTGTTGAAATATTTGCCATCCTGGCTTCTAGTTCTGCACTGCTAGGCTGCATATTTCTTCCCAAATGCTATATTATTTTATTCCGACCTGatttaaacaagaaacaaaatgtCTTTCTTCATTGA